Within Gaiellales bacterium, the genomic segment GCCGCTGGCAGGGCCAGGGCGGCCCCGGGCTGAACGCGACCGGACGGGCGCAGGCGGCGGCGCTGGCCGAGCGGCTCTCGCACATCAGGCTCGAGGCCATCTACACCAGCGACCTGGCGCGTGCCGTCGAGACGGCCGCCATCGTCGGGGATGCGGTCGGCCTCGAGCCGGTTCCCGAGCCGGGCCTGCGCGAGGTCGACAACGGCGACTGGCGCGGGCTGACGCGCGCCCAGGTGCGTGCGGTCAACCCGGAGGGGTATCGGCGCTGGCTGCGTGGTGCGGCCGGCTGGAACGGCGGCGAGACCTACGACGACATGCACGTCCGCGTCATCGCGACGCTCGAGCGACTGCTCGGCCGGCACCGGCGCGGACGGATCCTGCTTGTGTCGCACGGCGGCGCCGTGCGCGCCATCGTGGCGCACGCGGCGGGCGCAGCAGGCCACGACCGCCGTCATATCGACGGCGCGCGGAACGGCAGCCTGACATCGGTCGCCACCACGCGCGGCGTCCTCCGGCTCGTCTCGTTCAACGACGACGGGCACCTGCCGCCGCTCCGCTGAGCCGCGCCGCCGGTTTGCTAGGGTGACGACCGGATGGAGGACTATACGTCCAAGTACAAGGGCGAGACGGTCGAGCTCGCGCTGTTCGGCGGCGAATACCAGGACGGCG encodes:
- a CDS encoding histidine phosphatase family protein encodes the protein MTQVLVARHGETDWNREGRWQGQGGPGLNATGRAQAAALAERLSHIRLEAIYTSDLARAVETAAIVGDAVGLEPVPEPGLREVDNGDWRGLTRAQVRAVNPEGYRRWLRGAAGWNGGETYDDMHVRVIATLERLLGRHRRGRILLVSHGGAVRAIVAHAAGAAGHDRRHIDGARNGSLTSVATTRGVLRLVSFNDDGHLPPLR